A region of the Streptomyces durocortorensis genome:
GCTTCGGGATGCGCCGCCCGCCCTCGACCTTGAAGACGAGGTTCTCGCTGTACCCGATGGCCGTGCCCAGTTCGGCGGCGCGCAGGCCGGCGGCCTCGCGCCAGAGCTTGACCTGCCGGCCGACCGCCGCGATGACCGCGCCCGAGTCGTCCTCCAGGCCGAACTCCTGGTCCTCTTCGTTTCCGTCAGCCATCTGCCGACCCGCTTCCAGCCGTGTGCCCGTGCGCGGACACCGTACGAACGGGACAGGGCTGTACACCCCAGGGACAGTGACAGTCCGTACCCGTGCCAATACTTCTCAGGGTAGATACGCGCCGACACGCTGAGTGACATGAACCAAGAAATCACCCAACCGAGGGCGCGCACCGGACAGTTCGCCGTCCAGCTCTCCGCCACCCGCCGGGGCGCCCGGCTCGCCCGTCTGCTGGCGACCGAGCAACTGCGGTCCTGGGGGCTGCCGCTGGAGGACGCGAGCCTCGTCATCGGGGAGCTGGCGACCAACGCGGCGCTGCACGGGTACGTCCCCGGGCGGGACTTCCGCATCCTGCTGAGCGTGTACGACGACGTGCTGCGGATCGAGGTCGCCGACACCCGGGGTGACCGGGACCCGGTGAAGCGGGAGCCCCCCGGCGATTCCGAGGGCGGGCGCGGGCTGTTGCTCGTGGAGGCGCTGTCGGTGCGGTGGGGCACTGAGCACGGGCCGTTTCCGCGCAAGACGGTCTGGGCGGAGGTGGCGCTCACCGGATCGTGACAGCCGCGACCCGGTGGGGCGGGGTGGGGGGAGCCGGGGCGGGAGTGACCGGGTCGCGGTGGACCGCGTCCCGGTGGCCCGCGACGTAAAAGCTTTTAATTACCCGTCTTTGAATACGGGAGAAATAACCCGACCCAACCCTGTGCGGGCCCGCGTCAGTACGTGCGAGGCGTCTCACTCACACGGGTGAAGTGTGCCAACCGGGCTGGATTTTCGCCCTGTTGGCGGGCATATGCTCACGCTGACCACCACCAGACATGAGACGGCCCCCGGCCGGGACTGGCATCCCGACCGAAGGCCTGAC
Encoded here:
- a CDS encoding ATP-binding protein — translated: MNQEITQPRARTGQFAVQLSATRRGARLARLLATEQLRSWGLPLEDASLVIGELATNAALHGYVPGRDFRILLSVYDDVLRIEVADTRGDRDPVKREPPGDSEGGRGLLLVEALSVRWGTEHGPFPRKTVWAEVALTGS